One genomic segment of Anser cygnoides isolate HZ-2024a breed goose chromosome 20, Taihu_goose_T2T_genome, whole genome shotgun sequence includes these proteins:
- the DBH gene encoding LOW QUALITY PROTEIN: dopamine beta-hydroxylase (The sequence of the model RefSeq protein was modified relative to this genomic sequence to represent the inferred CDS: deleted 2 bases in 1 codon) has translation MQLKSIAYPARPGGPAHKWQKPGGAAILPSMQTSGSKPCPCPGFKLREVASVYFTMIAVFLVILVAALQGSAPRGTYFPYKVPLDPQGLLELSWNVSYPEQAVYFQILSRELKFGLLFGMSDRGEFENADLAVLWSDGHSSYFGDAWSDAKGHLHMDSQQDYQLLGAQSAAEGFYILFRRAFSTCDPKDYLIEDGTVHLIYGILEKPVRSLQAINISAIHRGLQRVQLLKPNVTIPELPSDMKTMEITAPGVVIPSQETTYWCYMAELPDGFPKHHIIMYEPVITAGNEALVHHMEVFQCAAELDSIPRYNGPCDAKMKPDQLNYCRHVLAAWAMGAQAFYYPEEAGLAFGGPGSSRYLRLEIHYHNPLVFKGRRDSSGIRLYYTGSLRRYDAGIMELGLVYTPVMAVPPGETAFVLTGYCTDKCTQRALPAAGIRIFASQLHTHLAGRKVVTVLSRDGRERQVVNADGHYSPHFQEIRMLKELVAVFPGDELITACTYNTEDRSQVTVGGFGIMEEMCVNYVHYYPQTQLELCKSAVDPGYLHRYFSLVNRFNDEEVCTCPQVSVPQQFSSIPWNTFNRDVLKSLYGFAPISMHCNKSSAVRFPGEWEKQPLPSITETLREPVPHCPPAPGPHPAASMPLKLGEIKRV, from the exons ATGCAATTAAAGAGTATCGCTTACCCGGCTCGCCCAGGAGGGCCAGCGCATAAATGGCAAAAGCCAGGAGGG GCTGCCATCCTGCCCAGCATGCAGACCTCCGGCAGCAAGCCGTGCCCCTGCCCCGGCTTCAAGCTGCGGGAGGTGGCGTCCGTGTACTTCACCATGATCGCCGTGTTCCTGGTCATCCTGGTGGCCGCCCTGCAGGGCTCGGCGCCCCGCGGCACCTATTTTCCCTACAAGGTGCCCCTCGATCCCCAGGGGCTGCTCGAGCTCTCCTGGAACGTCAGCTACCCCGAGCAAGCGGTGTACTTCCAGATCCTCAGCAGGGAACTCAAGTTCGGGCTCCTCTTCGGGATGTCGGACCGGGGAGAGTTTGAGAATGCGGACCTGGCCGTGCTCTGGAGCGACGGGCACAGCTCGTATTTTGGG GATGCCTGGAGCGATGCCAAGGGGCACCTCCACATGGACTCGCAGCAGGACTACCAGCTCCTGGGGGCTCAGAGCGCCGCCGAGGGGTTCTACATCCTCTTCAGAAGAGCTTTCAGCACCTGTGACCCCAAGGACTACCTTATAGAG GACGGCACCGTGCACCTCATCTATGGGATCCTGGAGAAACCCGTCCGCTCCCTGCAAGCCATCAATATCTCTGCCATCCacagggggctgcagagggtgCAGCTGCTAAAGCCCAACGTCACCATCCCCGAGCTGCCCAGCGACATGAAGACCATGGAGATAACGGCCCCCGGTGTCGTTATCCCCAGCCAGGAGACGACCTACTGGTGTTACATGGCAGAGCTGCCAGACGGCttccccaagcaccacatcaTCATG TACGAGCCAGTGATCACGGCCGGCAACGAGGCCCTGGTGCACCACATGGAAGTCTTCCAGTGCGCCGCCGAGCTGGACAGCATCCCGCGCTACAACGGGCCCTGCGACGCCAAGATGAAGCCAGACCAGCTCAACTACTGCCGGCACGTGCTTGCCGCATGGGCCATGGGCGCACAG GCTTTCTACTACCCCGAAGAAGCAGGGCTTGCCTTTGGCGGTCCGGGCTCCTCCAGATATCTGCGCCTTGAGATTCACTATCACAACCCCCTGGTGTTCAAAG GGCGCCGCGATTCCTCGGGGATCCGCCTCTACTACACGGGCAGCCTGCGCCGCTACGACGCCGGCATCATGGAGCTGGGCTTGGTCTACACGCCGGTGATGGCCGTGCCCCCGGGCGAGACCGCCTTCGTCCTCACCGGGTACTGCACCGACAAGTGCACCCAGCGG GCGCTGCCTGCTGCCGGCATCCGCATCTTCGCCTCGCAGCTCCACACGCACCTGGCGGGCAGAAAAGTGGTGACGGTGCTGTCGCGGGACGGCAGGGAGCGGCAGGTGGTGAACGCCGACGGCCACTACAGCCCTCACTTCCAG GAGATCCGCATGCTGAAGGAGCTGGTTGCAGTTTTTCCG GGTGACGAACTCATCACAGCCTGCACCTACAACACGGAGGACAGGAGCCAAGTGACCGTG GGCGGGTTTGGCATCATGGAGGAGATGTGCGTGAACTACGTGCACTACTACCCCCAGACCCAGCTGGAGCTCTGCAAAAGCGCCGTGGACCCGGGCTACCTGCACCGGTACTTCAGCCTCGTGAACAG GTTCAACGACGAGGAGGTCTGCACGTGCCCGCAGGTCTCAGTCCCACAGCAGTTTTCCTCCATCCCCTGGAACACCTTCAACAGAGACGTGCTAAAATCCCTCTACGGCTTCGCCCCCATCTCCATGCACTGCAACAAATCCTCGGCCGTCCGCTTCCCG GGCGAATGGGAGAAGCAGCCGCTCCCCAGCATCACCGAGACGCTGCGGGAGCCCGTCCCTCactgcccgcccgcccccgggcCTCATCCTGCTGCCTCCATGCCCCTCAAGCTGGGTGAGATCAAGAGGGTCTGA